In Spiroplasma floricola 23-6, the DNA window TCATTTTTATCTTCATTAATTTTTTGATCAATATTTTGAAAGGCTGTAAAAACTTTTTGAACTTCTCCTCCAATTATAATTTGAAGTTCTTCACCATTTCAATGTGTTCCTTTAACTAAAGCAATTTTTTCAATTGCTTTTAAATCTACTTTAGATTTATTTTTTACAATAAGTCTAAAACGAGTCATACAATTATAATATTTTGAATAATTTGCAGAAGTACCTACATTTTTATAAATTTCTTCTGCTGTTTTTTCATATTTGTTAATTGAAAATAGAGCATCAATATTTTTTAAAATATCAACTTCTTGATCTAATTCAAAATAACCTATTTCATCTCCTTGTTTAACTTTTGTTAAACCTTCTTTTAATTTTAACTTTCACTTTTCATTTACATCTTCTTGTATAACAATTGGTGTTGAAATAGCTAAATTATTTTCTTTAATTAACTTTAAATCTACTTCTACAATTTTGTCTTTTAATGAAATCTCTTCATTAATTTTTGAAATAAATTTAAAAGGTTTTCCTTTTAAATTTACAGTATCAAGTCCAATATGTATAAGAACATTAGGACCATCTTGTGCTTTTACAAAAAAAGCATGTTTTGTTTCAAAAATTAAGTTTATTGTGCTTTTTTCAAAGGGTGAATAAAATACATTTGAACTAGGTTCAATATAAATTCCTTCTCCAAGCATTTTTTCACTAAACACGCCATCATTAAGTTTTTCTATTGGAAAAACCATACCATCACATGGTGCATAGAGTTTTATTTTTTCCATTTCTTCCTCCTCATTTAAATAATAAAGACTAAGAAAAAATATATAAAGAGATTATTGTTCTAATTCATTTAGATTAATTTTTTTCAAGTAAATTAATTGCTTCATGAAAATAAGCAATAATATAGCTCATTGCTATATTCCTGTATATATAATTGTGTGGTTTTTGATTAATATCTAAAACAATTTTAGTATCGTAAAAATCAAATTTATATTTTTGAGAATTAGAACAAAATATAAAGATATTTTTATTTATTTTAGATATTTTTTTATATATTTGAAACAATACATCATTATCTTGACCTGCAAAGAAAAATATAATTGAATCTTTTGAATTAGTATTTTTTATATATTCATAAAATAAATAATTATTTAAAAATAAAGTTGAATCAATGTTATTAAACTTAAAAATCTCATTTAAAAGTTCTGTTTGAACTCTTAGTTGATTTGAAGAGAGTATAAAAACTCTAGTTTTTAAGATTTTGTTAAAAATATTGTCAATATCGCTTTTATTAAAATTAAATAAATCAACTAAATTCTCTTCTTGAGAAATAGTTTCTCTATTATTTGCAGGTTTAATTTGTTCTAATCTTTCAAATTTTAAAAGTGATATCAATTCTCTATATCCTTTAAGATCTAATTTTTTTGCAAATACTGTTAAAAGAGATTCGCTAACATGAATATCTTGTGCTAATTCTTTAACTGATAGAAAATTATCTTCTAAATACATTTGAACTAATTTTTTAGCTATCAAATAATCTGTATTTTCATTTTTACTATTAGAAATTGCTGTTATTTTATCAAAAATCATTTTTCTCTTCTCATATCTATTTTTTAATTATTTTAAAACAATTTAATTATAATCAAATATTAATATAAAGATATAAAAACAAAAAAATCAGTGCATTTTAATGCACTGATTTAAATCTTTTAGTCAAAGAATCCTAATCCGTTAGCAACTTTTTTTGATAACTTTTCATCTAACTTGTATTCTTCATTGTTTGTAAGTTTTATAAATACTTGAGTTTGACTTTTAATATTTACACTAACAATATGATCTGTTAATATTTTAACAACACCATCTTCTTTGCGAATAGTTAGATAATTTTCTTCTAACAAATCAGGAAATTTTCTGTCGAAAAAGAACTTTTCTTCATTTCGATTTTTCATTTTTATATCTCTACTTTACTCCTTTAAAAAAATTATATACCTTTCATAAGAAAATCACATAAAAGTTTTAAAAATTTTATTTAAAATATTCATTTTTTAAAATGCCTTATTCATACTTCTAATCATTAAATTTTTTTACAATAGATTCATCAAATAATTTAAAAATATTAATTTCCTCATTATTTATCTATTTTTAATTTTATATAAAATAAGATTATTAATTTCTATCTTTAAAATTTAGCTAATAGATGCTTTTATAAAAACAGTATTTTATAGATTATTTAATGTAGTTATATTTTTGTTTCTAACATAATCTCTTTAAAAAATTTATGTAAACTTGAAAAGTTTACATTTTTTTATTTCTTTGTATTTAATATGCAAAACAATTTAACATATTTAAGTTTATTAATTATTCTTTTTATTCAATTCCTTAATATAAAATACTTAAGTCCTCTAATTCAATTTTAAGACCTCTTAATGCTAATTGTGAATGTCTTTCATTATATAATATTGATATCATTTTATATTTATCTTTTTTTGTTGAATAATGAATTTTCTTATGACAATTAGGACATAATGCTACATAATTTTCAATAACTTCTATTGAGTTTTTAAAATCCTCACTATAACCATGTGGAATTAAATGATGAATTTCAATATAATTTTCATTTGTAGTCTCTGATATAAAGTATTTACAATTATTATTATTTTCAAAATAGCACTTATTATTATAATAATTTCTAGCTATAGATTTCATTTTATTAAATTCTGTACGATCTTTTCTAGATATTTTTACATACTTAATTTCTGCTTTTTCAATTGGCATTATAACAAGTTCCTGATTATTAATATTTTTATAATCAATAAAATTTACAATAGATGTAAAATCTGAAAATAATTCAATAACTGATTCATTATATTCATTTAAAAAAGAGTCTCTTTCTAAAAAATTTATAATATATTTATAATCATTTTTCTTAAATATACTATATAAAGTTTTTACTGTTTCTTCAAGATTTAAATTTTCAAGAAAATTGATAATAAAATTATAAATAAAAAGTTCATCTTTAAATGTCTTTATAGTATAAACTCCTCCAGATTTCAATTTTTGGTCTAGAATCTCATTAATTTTTAGTAAATCTTCGGTTTCTAAATAATTAAAATTTCTCATAATTTCAGAAGTTAAATCAGAGAAATTAGAAAAATTCCAAAGCATAAATTCTAAACTTCTTACTTTTGAATTATTTTTTTTGGTATATACTTCATAAAATAAATTACTAATTTTTTTATTAAAAATTTGAAATTCTTCAACACTTAAATTATTTTTAAAAACCTGAATTTTTTTTAAAATTTTTACAAAAAGTTTCTCATTATTTGCCATCATAAAATATAGTGTATATATTTTAGAGTCAAAATCTTTAAAATTTGAGTTTTGTTCAATTTTCAACAGTTCATTTTCATAAAAAATAGAATTTTTAGTGATAATCTCAAAATCATTTTCTTTTTTAGTTAAATTGTACTCTTTTCATTTTTTAATTGATTGTTTATGTTTATCTTGACCTGAACGTTGTTTTGGTCAATCTTTTACCTTTATATTTTGCAAAGTCTTTATTGTATCTATATTATGTTTAATGGATTCTAAAACTCTAAAGTTAGTTGAAAATATATTTGATATTAAAGAAAGATTACTTGTTATCTTTGATGAAGTTCAAAATTCGCTTTTATCTTTAATAAATTCTTTATAATATTTATCTATTACTACGTTTGCAGACATATAAAATCTCCTTATGATCTATAAAATTTGTTTTACCACTATTAAATGACTTATATGGTTTTTCATAAATTTCTACTTTTCCATATTCTTCAAAAATTTCAATAATATCCTGTTCTGTAATTTTATTATTTGAAGCTGTTGAAGATGCATTATAAGTATTATTATACGACATTAATATCACTTTACTTTTACTTGAATTGATTAATTCTTTTAAAAAGTGTTTTGCCTTTGATCTTGAATATTCACTTTTTAAATGATCTCTCAAAAATTTCATCGATTTACCTTGAAATTCAGTTGGTTTATTTCAAATTGCTATATTTTCTAATACATGATAAAAGTTTATATATTGTCTTGCATTGTAAGGTGGATCTAAATAAAGAATAGAGTTTTCTTGATTTAAATTCTTTATTAATAAATTTGCATCCATATTAAAAGGAGTAATTTTTGAACTATATTTTTGAACAAATAAAGTTTTTAACTCTAAATTTTTATCAAAATGCTGGTTATTTAAAAAAGATTCATAATGTCCAACAGTATTTGCTATTTTATCTGCACCAAACATAAGACTTGTAATTAAATAATATTTTTCATCTTCATTTATTATTTTACTTTTAAATTTTTTTTCAATATCTTCTCTTATTTCTCCAATTTTAAAAGCTTCAGTTTTACTAAAGTACCTATTTCCATAAATTTCACTAATATAATTATCAAATAAGTATTCATATTTTTTGTTATTATATTTATCAATAATATTAGATAATTTTTCTTGATCAATGTTATCAAAACTATTAAATGCTCTATAAATTACATAATTATGAAATAAATTATCATTTAAAATTGTATTATATCCTTTTTCTGCAAAATAAAAGCCAACAGCTCCTGTACCAGCAAAAATATCAATAAATTCAGTATTTATATTCATTTCCTTTTCAATTGTTTCAAAAATTCAACTAGTTAATTTATTTTTATTACCAATATATCTCCTATTATTATATTTCAAAATTCATCACCAACACTTCTTTATCTAACGTATATCTATTTTTTTTATTATAGCTACTTGAAATGTAATTTTTTTCAATTTCTTTAACTATTAAATTATTTCTTTTAATAAATTTTTTTAATTCAATATTAATTTTATCTCCTCTTTTAAGAATATTTGAAATTATAATTTTTTTATTATTGGCTAATATTTTTTTTTCAATAAAAGCATAAAATTCAATTTCAGTATTAATATCTCATTCCTTATTATAAGTTGCTTCTGTTAACAAATATGGAGGATCAATATAAACTATATCTGAATCTAAAATCTTTTGATTAAGTCTTTCATCTCTAAAATCGAAATTATTTATATCTATTTTCATATTATTTGTCTTTAATTTGAAATTTTCAATTCTCTTAAATGTGGCTTTATTAAAATCAGTTTTACCTACAGGAATATTATAATTACCAATAGAATTAAATCTAATTTCTCCATTAAAACCATAGATCTTTAGAACAAACAAAATAATAATTGCTTCTTCTGTAAATTTATCATTTAAAGAATTGTAGTAACTTCTTAACTTATTAAAAGATACAATATTTAATTCCTTTAATCCATTATTAGAAGTATTTTTTAGTTTACTTTTGTAAAATGAATAACTATTTCTAAAAGAATTTGTTAAATCAAATTTATGTATTACATTTTCTATATCTGAAACAATTTTATCCAATTTATTTTTAATTAAATACTTTAATATTTCAATAATGCTCTTATTTAAATCATTAATTATAATTTTTTTATTTCTCGAATTTATTCCCACAACAGAACTACCACAAAAAAGATCTAAAATAACTTCATCATTTTTTATGTAATTATAAATTATATTCAATATTTGAAACTTATTTCCAGCATAACTCAAAGGACTTTTAATAAACATATATACTCCTATAACTATTATAGTATAACATCTTTGTTTTAAAAATTAATTTAGTTACTTAATATTTACTATTAATATTTTTAAAAATAAAACGAGATTTTTACCTCGTTTTACTATTATTTTCCTAAATTTTAATCTTTCATTTATGAATTTCTATTTCCCTTTTAAATTTCTTTTCTTCTTTTTCTCTTTTTCTTATCTTACTTTAACTTCTAAAAACATTTTATCTAGTGAGCTTAATTCTTTTTGCAATTTTTCTTTTCTTTTTAACTATTATATTTGTTTCTACATATTATAAAAAAACCCTTTTATTAGTTCTGTATATAACTAAACTATTAACTAACATAGAAAAAGAATAATTATAGTATTAATTAATTTAATATATTTGCATAATTGAGTTTAAATCATAACTTTTAATATTAAATAAATCAATATTAAAAGATATATTTTTGATTTTATTATCATATTCTTTGATATATGGTATTTCTTTAATATTAATAAACTTTATTTTTATTTCTTCTTCTGAAAATCTTATAAGATTTCTTTTATCATGATTTTCTTTGAAATCTGTAAAAAATTCTTTCATCCCTAATGCTAATGAAGGAATAGATAAATATCAATCAATTAAATCAATTAAGGTTTTTCCACCTTTTCTTACCTCCGAAATTTTTATTGCAGCAAAATAATCATTAATATTTTCATTTATTTGATGATTTTTCAAAGAAAAAAGATCTTCATCACTTGTAGTAGTTTTAACTTCTATATTTATTTTTTTATTATTATGTGTATTAATTTCAAAATCAGTTTTAGATTCAAATTTTTTAAAATTATTGTACTCTTCTATATGATATCCTTCTAAAAATTCTTTTAAATATTCTCCACTATTTTTTAATATTAATAATTCTCCTATTAAACCTATTTGAATTTTTTTCTTAATTTTAAAGACTAATCCAAATATTGTTTCCAAATTAACTACAGTATCAAAAATTGTTTGAGATAAATCATCTATATTAGAAATAGTTTTAAATACTAAATCTACAAAGTATTTTTCCATTTTAGGTTGTAAAATTAATACTTCTGCATCACAGTCTTCATGTCCTTCAACATCGATATTCATTGTTTGACTAGGAAATCCAGAAAGTTTTTCATCTCCTTCAATACCATTGGAAATTGATTTTATTGATGGATAATATGAAAAGTTAGGCTTTTTTAAACTTTTTATATTTTTTGGTAAATTTACATTTTTATAAATTGGTTTTAAAATAAAATATGTGCTTGACTCAGGTAAAAGAAATAAAGAATATTCTCCTATATCTTTAATTGCTATAACATTTAGTTTTTCCATTGTTTTCTCCTAATTTGTTCATCTTAAAGAGAATTTTTTAAACTCCTCTTTAATATCTTCTGATTTTTTATCATTATGAATAGAATCTTCTTTGTACATTTTTCTCAATTTATTTTCAATAATTTCAATATCTTTATAAAAACTAATTGCTTTTTTTGAAGTAAATATATTCATATCTTTTATATAAGAACTTCTATATCCAAATCATCTAGCTCTTTGGAGTAATGTATCAGCAGTTAATTCATTAGAGTTTGAGTGATTTAACATAATTTCAAATAATAATTCTTCAAAAGTAAATCCTCTTGACAATAAATTACCTCCAATAATTATTTCAGGACATTTTTCTCTTAAGTACTCTATTCCTTCTCTTACTTCTTTAATCTTCAACTTATTAATAATTTTTATTAAATCTGACTTAGTAGTTTTCATTGAAAAAGTATCATTAAAATCACTTGACATTAAAGCAATAGATAAATCACTTACTGCATCTCTAAAAATTTTTTCTAATCATATAATATGATTTTTACCAACATCAATATTTATAAGAAACTGAAAATTTCTATTATATTGGATACACTTATTAAGAAATTTCAAAATAACTTCTTTTATAAAATATTTTAATTCATTTGATAACATCTTATTTTTAAAACTAAAGACAATTTGATCTTTGAGCTCTACATATAAATTATTATTATTAAAAATTTTTAGTCCACAATATGAATTTGGAGATACAAGGGGTATTAAAAAATCAGGTTTAATTCAATCAGTATAATGTGTTATATTTGCATAAGGTGTAGCAGTAATTTGAAAATATAACACATTTTTAAAGCCACAGTTAATAATATTTTCAATATTATTATTTATTGATCTATTTTTTTTACCTTTCTCAGAAGAAGCTTCATCACATTCATCATCAATAATAACTATTTTAAATTCAGATTTTTGATTCTGAGTCATTTCCTCTAAATTTATTAATATATTTTTTATATTTTGTTTTATGCCATATAAAAACTCTGTTTTATTATCATTTTGAAAAAAATTACTTTTATTTGAAAAAGGCAAAAAACGACTTTTTTGATTTGCTTGTTTAAATCTATTTATATTTTGCTTATTAAGATTATTTTTAGTTCCAGTCAAAATAATAAATTTTTTAAAATCATTATCCCTTAAAAAAGAAGTTAAAAATATAATATTATTTGTTTTACCAGATTGTACCTCACCCAGTAGAAGAAATTTTTGTATTTTTTTTTCATAAGAAAGTTTTTCACTTATATTCTTTAAATTTACTTCTATAACATCATCAATAGTATTTTGACCATAAGTTTTATTTTCTCTTATAAATTTTTCTCTAAGTTCTAAGTAATTCGCTCCTTTAGAAAAATCATTATAATTCTTTTTTTTAGCTAAACTTATTTGTATTCTACTCACCTTCAATACCCTCAATCAATTCTTTAAATCTTTTATTTTTTTCTTGATTAGTTTTATATTTAATCAATTCACACATAAGTAGTTTTATTAATGGATTAAATAATATTGAAAAATGTTCATCTTTTAGATTATTTTTAAATCCATAGAATTCTTTGTTAAGAACAATAACAAATAATATTGAGTTATCTTCACAAGGTAAAGCTCTTGTTTTAAATAACTTATGTTTATTTCCAAATTGACCTTCTGGATGGCAAACTATTTTAAAAGCACTTTCTTCTTTTTCATTTACAACTATAAAACCATTTCTAAATCTTTCACCATCTGTATCATTTATTTTTAATTCTTCTGTAATTACAGAATGATTCTCTAAAATTTTATTTTTATTAATTTCATTTGCGAATCTATCAATTTCTTGTTGAAACAGCTTATCTTCAAGAAGCTGATCATTTTTATAAAAAATAATATCCAATATTTTATCAAAAAGTGGAGACAGATAATTTTTAAAAATGTCTGATAAAGTTTTTTCAATATCCTCTTTAACTGTTCCATGAAATCCCATTTTATTATTATCCACTCTAAATATTTTCTTATTATTAAGGTCAATTTCGCCAATAAATCTTTTAGTTACTTTATAACTACTATCACTTAGGGCTTTTGGATAAGAAAGTCATGTTAAATTACTCTTTTCAGAATTTGGACCTGAAATAATAGCTCTATCATCTTGATAAACTGTTAAACCATTATATTTTAGTAAACTACTATTATTACCTATAAAACCAAAAGTGAAGGGTATCCTTTCATTTTCATAATAGTTATAGGGTAATCTAAAAAAAGTTTTAAATTTAAGTTCTTCTTGATTTTCAAATTTTTCAATTATCATTCCATAGGTTATATCTTCTAAACCCTCAATTACATTGTTTCAAGAATCTGCAAATGCATTTTTAATTTCTTTCATTGATTTAATATAAAATTTTGATTTATTAATATTAATTTTTTCCTTATCAGATACTTTAAACTCATAATCCTGTCTTTCTTTGGAATTTTTTATATACATATCAGGTATTTTTGATTTTGTTATTTCAACAGGAACTTTATTTGGCATTTCTTCATCACCATCTTCATTAATATAACTCATATTTATAGATAAAAAGTTTTTCTTTATATATCTTGAATATCTACAAGCTAACTGTTCTTCTAAAGCTTTACCCTCGTTTTTAGTACCTTTATTAAACATTCTTTTTTCATATCTTTCTGAGTGAACAGTATCTATATGAAATTTATCTATTTTTATAATTGTTCCATGATCATAATTGAATTG includes these proteins:
- a CDS encoding DNA adenine methylase, which codes for MFIKSPLSYAGNKFQILNIIYNYIKNDEVILDLFCGSSVVGINSRNKKIIINDLNKSIIEILKYLIKNKLDKIVSDIENVIHKFDLTNSFRNSYSFYKSKLKNTSNNGLKELNIVSFNKLRSYYNSLNDKFTEEAIIILFVLKIYGFNGEIRFNSIGNYNIPVGKTDFNKATFKRIENFKLKTNNMKIDINNFDFRDERLNQKILDSDIVYIDPPYLLTEATYNKEWDINTEIEFYAFIEKKILANNKKIIISNILKRGDKINIELKKFIKRNNLIVKEIEKNYISSSYNKKNRYTLDKEVLVMNFEI
- a CDS encoding HNH endonuclease signature motif containing protein, which gives rise to MSANVVIDKYYKEFIKDKSEFWTSSKITSNLSLISNIFSTNFRVLESIKHNIDTIKTLQNIKVKDWPKQRSGQDKHKQSIKKWKEYNLTKKENDFEIITKNSIFYENELLKIEQNSNFKDFDSKIYTLYFMMANNEKLFVKILKKIQVFKNNLSVEEFQIFNKKISNLFYEVYTKKNNSKVRSLEFMLWNFSNFSDLTSEIMRNFNYLETEDLLKINEILDQKLKSGGVYTIKTFKDELFIYNFIINFLENLNLEETVKTLYSIFKKNDYKYIINFLERDSFLNEYNESVIELFSDFTSIVNFIDYKNINNQELVIMPIEKAEIKYVKISRKDRTEFNKMKSIARNYYNNKCYFENNNNCKYFISETTNENYIEIHHLIPHGYSEDFKNSIEVIENYVALCPNCHKKIHYSTKKDKYKMISILYNERHSQLALRGLKIELEDLSILY
- a CDS encoding Z1 domain-containing protein, yielding MSRIQISLAKKKNYNDFSKGANYLELREKFIRENKTYGQNTIDDVIEVNLKNISEKLSYEKKIQKFLLLGEVQSGKTNNIIFLTSFLRDNDFKKFIILTGTKNNLNKQNINRFKQANQKSRFLPFSNKSNFFQNDNKTEFLYGIKQNIKNILINLEEMTQNQKSEFKIVIIDDECDEASSEKGKKNRSINNNIENIINCGFKNVLYFQITATPYANITHYTDWIKPDFLIPLVSPNSYCGLKIFNNNNLYVELKDQIVFSFKNKMLSNELKYFIKEVILKFLNKCIQYNRNFQFLINIDVGKNHIIWLEKIFRDAVSDLSIALMSSDFNDTFSMKTTKSDLIKIINKLKIKEVREGIEYLREKCPEIIIGGNLLSRGFTFEELLFEIMLNHSNSNELTADTLLQRARWFGYRSSYIKDMNIFTSKKAISFYKDIEIIENKLRKMYKEDSIHNDKKSEDIKEEFKKFSLRWTN
- a CDS encoding ATP-binding protein → MSKINENEIPRTNREFLGYIDKTTSHIYMISEFIDNSIQSAIDNNFEYVEVKIIVNMLEKAIYIIDNAAGIAYKNRSIAIRNGKDESEQGNSLNMFGVGMKMAAIWFGKRLRIFTKSIEDDFPYMINLDIDKLKGKNFNFYDTKDINIKKESGIQFNYDHGTIIKIDKFHIDTVHSERYEKRMFNKGTKNEGKALEEQLACRYSRYIKKNFLSINMSYINEDGDEEMPNKVPVEITKSKIPDMYIKNSKERQDYEFKVSDKEKININKSKFYIKSMKEIKNAFADSWNNVIEGLEDITYGMIIEKFENQEELKFKTFFRLPYNYYENERIPFTFGFIGNNSSLLKYNGLTVYQDDRAIISGPNSEKSNLTWLSYPKALSDSSYKVTKRFIGEIDLNNKKIFRVDNNKMGFHGTVKEDIEKTLSDIFKNYLSPLFDKILDIIFYKNDQLLEDKLFQQEIDRFANEINKNKILENHSVITEELKINDTDGERFRNGFIVVNEKEESAFKIVCHPEGQFGNKHKLFKTRALPCEDNSILFVIVLNKEFYGFKNNLKDEHFSILFNPLIKLLMCELIKYKTNQEKNKRFKELIEGIEGE
- a CDS encoding DNA adenine methylase, with protein sequence MKYNNRRYIGNKNKLTSWIFETIEKEMNINTEFIDIFAGTGAVGFYFAEKGYNTILNDNLFHNYVIYRAFNSFDNIDQEKLSNIIDKYNNKKYEYLFDNYISEIYGNRYFSKTEAFKIGEIREDIEKKFKSKIINEDEKYYLITSLMFGADKIANTVGHYESFLNNQHFDKNLELKTLFVQKYSSKITPFNMDANLLIKNLNQENSILYLDPPYNARQYINFYHVLENIAIWNKPTEFQGKSMKFLRDHLKSEYSRSKAKHFLKELINSSKSKVILMSYNNTYNASSTASNNKITEQDIIEIFEEYGKVEIYEKPYKSFNSGKTNFIDHKEILYVCKRSNR